One window of Telopea speciosissima isolate NSW1024214 ecotype Mountain lineage unplaced genomic scaffold, Tspe_v1 Tspe_v1.0702, whole genome shotgun sequence genomic DNA carries:
- the LOC122648285 gene encoding pyruvate kinase 2, cytosolic-like has translation MHSTHLLLEEPIRMATILEPSRTSFFPAMTKIVGTLGSKSRSVEVISGCLKAGMSVARFDFSLNDCDYHQETLENLKIAVKSTKKLCAVMLDTVGPELQVVNKSEHSILLQENAYVVLTPDQDKEATSELLPINFSGLSKVSNDIHEHAIFSFCWFLGFEGVLSIFVCSHSANFIENQGWENIKLITKFCQLSYSFIVFLLL, from the exons ATGCATTCGACGCACTTGCTCCTCGAAGAGCCCATAAGGATGGCTACCATCCTTGAGCCATCCAGGACT AGTTTCTTTCCTGCAATGACAAAAATCGTCGGCACACTTGGCTCGAAATCGAGATCCGTCGAGGTTATTTCTGGCTGTCTCAAGGCAGGGATGTCTG TGGCACGTTTTGATTTTTCCTTGAACGACTGCGACTATCACCAAGAGACTCTAGAAAATTTGAAGATCGCTGTCAAAAGCACTAAGAAGCTCTGCGCT GTTATGCTGGACACAGTGGGCCCAGAATTGCAGGTTGTAAATAAAAGCGAACATTCCATTTTACTTCAGGAAAATGCGTATGTTGTTCTAACACCAGATCAAGATAAGGAAGCCACTTCAGAGTTATTGCCAATCAATTTTTCTGGATTGTCAAAGGTAAGCAATGATATTCATGAACATgctatttttagtttttgttggtttttgggCTTTGAAGGTGTTTTATCAATATTTGTATGTTCACACAGTGCAAATTTCATAGAGAATCAAGGATGGGAAAATATTAAGTTAATCACCAAATTCTGTCAGTTGTCCTATTCTTTCATAGTTTTCTTGTTGTTGTGA